One genomic segment of Paraburkholderia caffeinilytica includes these proteins:
- a CDS encoding TadE/TadG family type IV pilus assembly protein, with the protein MRSVKQSGRDGAARRNERGAVSIIVALSLVALIGFVGLALDLGKLYVTRSELQNSADACALAAARDLTGATVNLSVSEAAGITAGHLNYALFQSGAVQMKTESSVLFSDSLSNPFLPKSSVTTPANIKYAKCTASKASIANWFIQVLGAFSGTSIANATVSATAVATVGAAQTTCAIPAFICKAGTETTPPTAGETYTVGQWIASKSGASPAYGSGNFGWAALDGSNSANSIKNELTGNYCALPAVGANIGSTGNMVADSGAWNTRFGIYGTSYKGPADGAPDFTGFAYTSTTWTAQANAYSDFVNERKTFQPYQGDKATGSNTKGTYSASNYPLGADRRLALAPELDCGVLASSHQAPVISWDCVLMLDPMDSGGTAGPVHLEYRGSSSAPGSPCATQGVPGSGSSVGPQVPVLLQ; encoded by the coding sequence ATGCGTAGCGTAAAGCAATCAGGGAGGGACGGCGCGGCTCGTCGGAACGAGCGTGGCGCCGTGTCCATCATCGTCGCGTTGTCGCTCGTGGCGCTGATCGGCTTCGTCGGCCTCGCGCTCGATCTCGGCAAGCTGTACGTGACCCGAAGCGAGTTGCAGAACAGCGCCGATGCTTGTGCACTGGCCGCCGCACGCGATCTCACCGGTGCAACAGTCAATCTGTCTGTCTCCGAGGCGGCCGGCATCACCGCCGGCCACCTCAACTACGCGCTGTTCCAGAGCGGCGCCGTGCAGATGAAAACAGAGAGCAGCGTGCTGTTCAGCGATTCGCTGAGCAACCCGTTCCTGCCGAAGAGTTCCGTGACCACCCCGGCAAACATCAAATACGCAAAATGCACGGCGTCCAAGGCGAGCATTGCGAACTGGTTCATCCAGGTGCTTGGCGCGTTCAGCGGCACGAGCATCGCCAATGCAACCGTTTCCGCTACGGCCGTGGCCACCGTCGGCGCCGCGCAAACCACCTGCGCGATTCCGGCGTTCATCTGCAAGGCCGGCACGGAGACCACGCCGCCGACAGCAGGCGAAACGTATACGGTCGGGCAGTGGATCGCGTCGAAAAGCGGCGCCTCGCCGGCATATGGCTCCGGCAACTTTGGCTGGGCCGCCCTCGACGGCAGCAACAGCGCCAATTCGATCAAGAATGAATTGACCGGGAATTATTGCGCCCTGCCCGCCGTCGGCGCGAACATCGGCTCGACGGGCAACATGGTCGCCGACTCAGGCGCCTGGAATACGCGCTTCGGCATCTATGGCACCTCGTACAAGGGACCTGCCGACGGCGCGCCCGATTTCACCGGATTCGCGTACACCTCGACGACCTGGACTGCGCAGGCCAACGCATATAGCGACTTCGTCAACGAGCGCAAAACGTTTCAGCCGTATCAGGGCGACAAGGCCACCGGCTCCAACACCAAAGGGACATACAGCGCCAGCAACTACCCGCTCGGCGCCGACCGGCGTCTCGCGCTTGCGCCCGAACTGGACTGCGGCGTGCTGGCGAGCAGCCACCAGGCTCCAGTCATTTCCTGGGACTGCGTGCTGATGCTCGACCCGATGGACTCCGGCGGGACAGCCGGCCCGGTCCATCTGGAGTACCGCGGCTCGTCGTCGGCGCCGGGCAGCCCGTGCGCGACGCAGGGCGTTCCTGGTTCCGGCAGCTCGGTCGGGCCGCAGGTACCGGTGTTGTTGCAATAG
- a CDS encoding type II and III secretion system protein family protein, translated as MKTKLWISTGGAMRSRSLSGVVLASALCTGLLVAQSGAAQEAVEGPALSKARPNAPLPVGRVPTPMMLSMAPMPAGGAAGGAAPLRGPNCSGDIREETSVVVPVGKSTLLPLAEPARNRTLGNPTIVQATLVSPRTLYLVGMAVGTTNMIVQGHSGGCQMIDVIVNIDANGVQQSLGQLLPAERGIRVSTAAGNLVLGGHVSSSPAAQQAMEIAKAYANAQPTQQSQSGSGVLGNGTPVNQQSSSTNKPADVINMMTVDAPQQVMLEVKVAEVSKTLINQMGAALNIQGGFGSWSGALVSNLLAGVTSAIVGSKANNRPFNFAVDAQKTDDLVKILAEPNLVAISGQEATFLAGGKIFIPVPQSSSTGATTITLQEEEFGVGLKFTPTVLANGRISLKVAPEVSELSPTGITLSATNVSGVSILPLITTRRASTVVQMSDGESFAIGGLMKSNVTGALKAIPGIGEVPVLGALARSTSFQQDLTELVFIITPHLVKPLQTADLPLPTDSFSQPNEADVYATGNMEGRHPKMRAAPADAAPASTPMPAPASVSPQAPLPSPAPAPQPPAGPVAMALPQPGPQSAAPSADRSRLVPDTAAGTTAPLAEAASSGETEQAARAARIESAAARIAARQGRQEVAKADTSSHALEH; from the coding sequence ATGAAAACGAAACTGTGGATCTCAACCGGTGGTGCGATGCGTAGCCGCTCGCTGAGCGGCGTCGTACTCGCCTCGGCCTTATGCACCGGATTGCTTGTCGCACAAAGCGGCGCGGCACAGGAAGCCGTCGAGGGCCCAGCGCTCTCGAAGGCCCGGCCGAATGCTCCGTTGCCGGTGGGCCGCGTGCCGACACCGATGATGCTCAGCATGGCGCCGATGCCGGCCGGTGGTGCAGCCGGCGGCGCCGCACCGCTGCGCGGCCCGAACTGCAGCGGCGACATTCGCGAAGAAACCAGCGTCGTCGTGCCGGTCGGCAAGTCGACGCTCCTGCCTCTCGCCGAACCGGCACGCAACCGCACGCTCGGCAATCCAACGATCGTGCAAGCCACACTGGTGTCGCCGCGCACGCTCTACCTCGTCGGCATGGCGGTCGGTACGACCAACATGATCGTGCAGGGACACAGCGGCGGATGCCAGATGATCGACGTGATCGTCAACATCGACGCCAACGGCGTGCAGCAATCGCTTGGGCAACTGCTGCCCGCTGAGCGCGGCATCCGGGTATCGACTGCCGCGGGCAACCTGGTGCTCGGAGGGCACGTGTCGAGCTCGCCGGCTGCCCAGCAGGCGATGGAAATCGCGAAGGCCTATGCAAACGCGCAGCCCACCCAGCAATCGCAGAGCGGGTCCGGTGTCCTCGGCAACGGGACCCCGGTGAACCAGCAGAGTTCGAGCACCAACAAGCCGGCAGACGTGATCAACATGATGACGGTCGACGCGCCCCAGCAGGTGATGCTCGAAGTCAAGGTCGCCGAGGTGTCGAAGACGCTCATCAACCAGATGGGCGCGGCGCTCAACATTCAAGGCGGCTTCGGCTCGTGGAGCGGCGCGCTCGTGAGCAATCTGCTAGCCGGCGTAACGAGCGCGATCGTGGGTAGCAAGGCGAACAACCGCCCGTTCAACTTCGCCGTCGATGCGCAGAAGACAGACGATCTCGTCAAGATCCTCGCCGAGCCGAATCTCGTTGCGATCAGCGGCCAGGAGGCCACCTTCCTCGCCGGCGGCAAGATCTTCATTCCGGTGCCGCAGAGCAGCAGTACGGGTGCCACGACGATCACGCTGCAGGAAGAGGAATTCGGTGTCGGCCTGAAGTTCACGCCGACCGTGCTCGCCAATGGCCGCATCAGCCTGAAGGTCGCGCCCGAGGTGTCTGAATTGTCGCCGACCGGCATCACGCTCAGCGCGACCAACGTGAGCGGCGTGTCGATCCTGCCGCTCATCACGACACGTCGAGCATCCACGGTCGTGCAGATGAGCGACGGCGAATCGTTTGCGATCGGCGGCCTGATGAAGAGCAACGTGACGGGCGCGCTGAAAGCCATTCCCGGCATCGGCGAAGTGCCGGTGCTCGGCGCGCTGGCGCGCAGCACGTCGTTCCAGCAAGACCTGACGGAACTGGTGTTCATCATCACGCCGCATCTCGTCAAGCCGCTGCAAACGGCGGACCTCCCGCTGCCCACGGATAGCTTCTCGCAGCCGAACGAGGCCGACGTCTACGCGACCGGCAACATGGAAGGCCGCCACCCGAAAATGCGTGCCGCACCTGCCGACGCGGCTCCCGCTTCTACGCCCATGCCGGCCCCGGCTTCGGTGAGCCCGCAGGCACCGCTGCCCTCGCCTGCACCGGCGCCCCAACCGCCGGCCGGGCCCGTTGCGATGGCGTTGCCGCAGCCCGGGCCGCAGTCCGCGGCGCCCAGCGCCGACCGGTCGCGCCTCGTGCCGGATACGGCGGCCGGCACTACGGCGCCGCTAGCGGAAGCGGCGTCATCCGGAGAGACCGAGCAGGCGGCCCGCGCTGCCCGAATCGAAAGCGCCGCAGCACGGATCGCCGCCCGCCAGGGGCGGCAGGAAGTCGCGAAAGCGGACACGTCCAGCCACGCGCTCGAACATTGA
- the cpaB gene encoding Flp pilus assembly protein CpaB, which translates to MKNSRALFMLVIAVLAGLAAVVFASRWLMQTSSNAVTPIAVATGDVNLGEPLNASLIRTVNWPTGSVPPGAFTDPKALEGRVVRTSLGRGEPVIESKLAPIGTKGGLSAVIGDGNRAITVRVNDVVGVAGFALPGNYVDVIVNTQQSDKGDAQQSISKIVLEKILVLAVAQQVNRDDTAPKVVNAVTLEVTPDQAEKLDLARSVGTLSLVLRNQVDTATLPTGGATKITLLGTPVAAPASAPAALPARPARVHYAARPAAKRDCVGVLSGVLGSVECF; encoded by the coding sequence ATGAAAAACAGTCGCGCTCTATTCATGCTGGTCATCGCCGTGCTGGCCGGTCTGGCCGCCGTGGTCTTCGCCTCGCGATGGCTGATGCAAACCTCGTCGAATGCGGTTACGCCTATCGCGGTCGCGACGGGCGACGTCAACCTCGGCGAGCCGCTCAACGCCAGCCTGATCCGCACCGTCAACTGGCCGACGGGAAGTGTGCCGCCGGGCGCATTCACCGATCCGAAAGCGCTCGAGGGCCGTGTGGTGCGCACGAGTCTCGGGCGCGGCGAGCCGGTGATCGAATCGAAGCTCGCGCCGATCGGCACGAAAGGCGGCCTCTCCGCCGTCATCGGCGACGGCAACCGCGCCATCACGGTCCGCGTCAACGACGTGGTCGGCGTAGCGGGCTTCGCGCTGCCGGGCAACTACGTCGACGTCATCGTGAACACCCAGCAGTCGGACAAGGGCGACGCTCAGCAAAGCATTTCGAAGATCGTGCTGGAAAAGATCCTGGTTCTCGCGGTGGCCCAGCAGGTCAATCGCGACGACACGGCGCCGAAAGTCGTCAACGCGGTCACGCTCGAAGTCACGCCTGATCAGGCGGAAAAACTCGACCTCGCGCGTAGCGTCGGCACGTTGTCGCTGGTGCTGCGCAACCAGGTCGATACGGCAACGCTGCCGACTGGCGGCGCCACGAAGATCACGCTGCTCGGTACACCCGTAGCCGCTCCGGCCTCCGCACCCGCGGCTTTACCCGCGCGTCCGGCACGCGTGCACTACGCCGCACGACCAGCGGCGAAGCGGGACTGTGTCGGCGTGCTTTCCGGTGTATTGGGCAGCGTCGAATGTTTTTAG
- a CDS encoding ATP-binding protein, translating into MNQQNIEGGSVAQVMHLPEPEPSYGRHAEESTVSLRAPRSLAETGLPQEFVTRLVLKSVLLHGKSSFADLAERHKLSVGVLDDVLAFLVREHLVEITHRGSHDIDVQLRLTDSGRHLAQDEMQRCRYCGPAPVALDSYVASVHEHSVRWVRITQGDVSSAFRDVVVDRALLDAAAASLNAGRPLMLHGLAGSGKTFLAERLGLLLRGNVPVPYALYVGGEIIQLYDPLVHRDAPEQSRTQTSDRRWRLCCRPVVISGGELTLEALDLRHDATAGFYQAPPHMKANMGLYIVDDLGRQRIAPHDLLNRWLMPLDRGVDQFTLQSGSRFVAPFDVWPVFSTNLAPAHFEDAFLRRLGSKLYVGPLPVDDYRAVFNARCAALKLVATPSAFDYLLHNLHFPSGKPFLACYPGDLLNLVSAAAHYRGTAREVTGEGLREAWHSYFGTVMEHDSPYPTTADRPGQQLAAG; encoded by the coding sequence ATGAACCAGCAGAACATTGAAGGCGGGAGTGTCGCGCAGGTTATGCACCTCCCGGAACCTGAGCCGTCGTACGGCCGTCACGCGGAGGAATCCACCGTGTCGCTGCGCGCTCCGCGCTCGCTCGCCGAAACCGGATTGCCTCAGGAGTTCGTGACACGGCTCGTACTCAAGTCCGTCCTGCTGCACGGCAAGTCGAGTTTCGCGGATCTCGCCGAGCGGCACAAGCTGTCGGTGGGCGTACTTGACGACGTGCTGGCATTTCTCGTGCGCGAGCACCTTGTCGAGATCACACACCGCGGCTCGCATGACATCGACGTGCAGCTTCGTCTCACGGACAGCGGCCGCCATCTCGCACAGGACGAAATGCAGCGTTGCAGATATTGCGGCCCGGCTCCCGTCGCGCTCGACAGCTATGTAGCAAGTGTGCACGAACACTCGGTCCGCTGGGTCCGCATCACGCAAGGCGACGTCAGTTCGGCATTCCGCGATGTAGTCGTCGACCGCGCGCTTCTCGATGCAGCGGCGGCATCGCTCAATGCCGGACGGCCGCTGATGCTGCACGGTCTCGCAGGCAGCGGCAAGACGTTTCTCGCCGAACGGCTTGGACTGCTGCTACGCGGCAATGTGCCGGTTCCTTATGCGCTCTATGTCGGCGGCGAAATTATTCAGCTTTACGACCCGCTCGTGCATCGCGACGCACCCGAGCAAAGCAGGACGCAGACGAGCGACCGGCGCTGGCGCTTGTGCTGCCGGCCGGTAGTGATCTCGGGCGGCGAACTGACACTCGAAGCCCTCGACCTGCGCCATGACGCCACGGCCGGCTTCTACCAGGCGCCGCCGCACATGAAAGCAAACATGGGGCTGTATATCGTCGACGATCTGGGGCGCCAGCGCATTGCGCCTCATGACCTGCTCAACCGCTGGTTGATGCCGCTCGATCGGGGTGTCGATCAGTTCACGCTGCAATCCGGCTCGCGCTTCGTGGCGCCCTTCGACGTATGGCCGGTGTTCTCCACCAATCTCGCGCCGGCCCATTTCGAGGACGCATTTCTGCGCCGGCTCGGCTCGAAGCTGTACGTGGGCCCCTTGCCGGTCGACGACTATCGCGCGGTATTCAACGCGCGTTGTGCCGCGCTCAAGCTCGTTGCGACGCCAAGCGCATTCGACTACTTGCTTCACAACCTGCATTTCCCGAGCGGCAAACCGTTCCTGGCCTGCTATCCAGGCGATCTGCTCAATCTTGTTTCCGCCGCGGCGCATTACCGCGGCACGGCGCGCGAAGTGACGGGTGAAGGGCTGCGCGAAGCATGGCACAGCTATTTCGGCACCGTGATGGAGCATGACAGTCCTTACCCAACTACGGCCGACCGGCCGGGCCAACAGTTGGCCGCCGGTTGA
- a CDS encoding A24 family peptidase, protein MFLPSQPIPACVIALAIVAASTDLTCRRIPNRIIAIGLAAALVVQVWLDGPLAGGAHWLAGALTGFAVLLPFYLLRGMAAGDVKLLLTIGAWVGPAITVRIALATFIAGGIWSLCVTLRQRRTRQLLVNLWCIVSGAWRPGPQAAGILQYQQIESVGSVPYGVAIAAGTLGVLFASAA, encoded by the coding sequence ATGTTTCTGCCCTCACAACCCATTCCTGCATGCGTGATTGCGCTGGCCATCGTGGCGGCCAGCACGGATCTCACTTGCCGGCGAATTCCTAACCGGATCATCGCGATCGGCCTCGCCGCTGCACTGGTCGTGCAGGTCTGGCTGGACGGCCCGCTTGCCGGAGGTGCGCACTGGCTCGCCGGCGCCTTGACCGGGTTCGCGGTGTTGCTGCCCTTCTATCTGTTGCGGGGCATGGCCGCCGGCGACGTGAAACTACTGCTGACGATCGGCGCCTGGGTCGGCCCGGCGATAACCGTCCGCATCGCCCTGGCAACGTTCATCGCCGGCGGAATCTGGTCGCTGTGCGTCACGTTGCGTCAACGTCGCACGAGGCAATTGCTCGTGAATCTCTGGTGCATCGTAAGCGGCGCGTGGCGCCCCGGACCACAAGCGGCCGGAATTCTTCAGTACCAGCAGATCGAATCGGTTGGATCTGTGCCCTACGGCGTCGCCATTGCCGCCGGGACATTAGGTGTGTTGTTCGCGTCGGCTGCATAG
- a CDS encoding Flp family type IVb pilin translates to MYAWSDIAKQLLRDGGGVTSIGYRLIGSPIAATILDAVATPAGSVGNLHQRIATQIATARGYM, encoded by the coding sequence ATGTACGCATGGAGCGATATTGCGAAGCAGTTGCTGCGAGACGGCGGCGGCGTCACGTCGATCGGGTACCGGCTGATCGGATCGCCTATTGCAGCGACGATCCTCGACGCGGTCGCAACGCCTGCCGGCTCCGTGGGCAATCTCCATCAGCGCATCGCGACCCAGATCGCGACGGCGCGTGGATACATGTAG
- a CDS encoding Flp family type IVb pilin yields MIDAARTRRFVLDEQGVTAIEYGLIAALIAVTIIVAVALVGTDLNAVFNTISSEL; encoded by the coding sequence CTGATTGACGCAGCCCGTACCAGACGTTTCGTGCTGGACGAACAAGGCGTGACGGCCATCGAGTATGGCCTTATCGCGGCACTGATCGCGGTGACCATCATCGTTGCCGTAGCGCTGGTCGGGACAGATCTGAACGCAGTGTTCAACACCATCTCAAGTGAACTGTAG
- a CDS encoding Flp family type IVb pilin, with translation MQHIIAQAKRFVRDEDGVTAIEYGLIASLIAVAIIVAVTAVGTKLSALFTTVASDL, from the coding sequence ATGCAACATATCATCGCCCAAGCCAAGCGTTTCGTTCGTGACGAAGACGGCGTGACCGCCATCGAATACGGACTGATCGCATCCCTGATCGCAGTCGCCATCATCGTCGCTGTAACGGCCGTTGGCACAAAGCTGAGTGCGCTCTTTACGACGGTCGCGAGTGACCTGTAA
- a CDS encoding glycosyltransferase family 87 protein — protein sequence MYFSDRGVFGTAHCVHSWLTRERVLLYSCAMLVLCAILLAAWGWTSAGFMAADVTRPGVDFSVFWTASHMMLNGSPAAVYDYPAFSRAEAELFGAHGFLPWLYPPTLLLLVVPLSLLPYALCYLLFVCVSAWLFAAGTQGVTGFAANFRRPQFAALVTLAYPGVFAAAVVGQNALITAALMAFSVRWTERHPVRAGICIGLLAIKPQLAVLFPVVLVAARAWKTIWAAAISAAAFVGISVLVCGTQSLRAFMVGTSVARDLVLENRVLYWPSSPTPFAALRLADASAAMAYAVQGGVALIAAAAACYVWRRTDDLRMRAAAIAVATLLANPYLWFYELTWLGVALVCLVACGLEKGWRRGEQAVLVLAWLLPVHEFFNRLTHLPQIGPLVLLLVLFVIVRRTRLDVQEAA from the coding sequence ATGTACTTTTCGGATCGGGGAGTGTTCGGCACCGCACATTGCGTCCATAGCTGGCTCACACGCGAACGCGTGCTGCTGTACAGCTGCGCGATGCTCGTGCTCTGCGCCATCCTGCTGGCGGCATGGGGTTGGACTAGCGCCGGCTTCATGGCAGCTGACGTCACCCGGCCGGGCGTCGACTTTTCGGTGTTCTGGACTGCGTCGCACATGATGTTGAACGGCTCGCCGGCGGCGGTCTACGACTATCCTGCGTTTTCACGGGCCGAAGCGGAGCTATTTGGCGCGCACGGTTTTTTGCCGTGGCTTTATCCGCCCACACTGCTGCTGCTCGTCGTACCGCTTTCCCTATTGCCGTACGCGCTCTGTTATCTGCTCTTCGTGTGCGTCAGCGCCTGGCTGTTCGCGGCCGGCACGCAGGGCGTTACCGGTTTCGCTGCCAATTTTCGACGCCCGCAGTTTGCCGCCCTCGTCACGCTTGCGTATCCGGGCGTCTTTGCTGCGGCAGTGGTTGGACAGAATGCGTTGATTACCGCCGCACTAATGGCGTTCTCCGTTCGCTGGACCGAGCGGCATCCTGTTCGAGCGGGCATCTGCATCGGCTTGCTTGCAATCAAGCCGCAATTGGCTGTGTTATTTCCGGTTGTGCTGGTCGCCGCGCGCGCGTGGAAAACCATCTGGGCCGCGGCAATCAGTGCTGCCGCTTTTGTTGGAATCAGTGTCCTCGTGTGCGGCACACAATCGCTCCGCGCATTCATGGTCGGCACCAGCGTGGCGCGAGATTTGGTGCTCGAGAATCGCGTGCTGTACTGGCCTTCCTCTCCGACGCCGTTTGCCGCGCTGCGTCTCGCGGATGCATCTGCTGCCATGGCTTATGCCGTACAAGGCGGTGTCGCCTTGATCGCTGCTGCGGCCGCGTGCTATGTGTGGCGACGCACGGACGATCTGCGGATGCGTGCCGCGGCGATTGCGGTGGCGACGCTGCTAGCGAATCCTTACCTATGGTTTTACGAACTGACCTGGCTCGGTGTTGCGCTCGTCTGTCTTGTTGCGTGTGGGCTTGAAAAGGGTTGGCGGCGCGGCGAGCAGGCCGTTCTGGTACTTGCGTGGCTGCTGCCGGTACATGAATTCTTCAATCGCCTGACTCACTTGCCGCAAATCGGACCGCTCGTGTTGCTGCTTGTTCTGTTCGTTATCGTGCGGCGCACGCGGCTCGATGTGCAGGAGGCGGCATGA
- a CDS encoding glycosyltransferase family 87 protein, protein MNLHAFRHASPKCRPLPVLHAAGPARHPHWLNADRLRLYPIVVFGCYTLFIAIYLIRLGGMNPFVVDFLPFWSAAVLALHGHAVDAYNIQALSAIEIGTMPYLGAVNGILPWLYPPNTLLLVVPLALLPYQAAAVLWLGGAYVLFVKVIRAIVPDRLAILPVLFFPGALFVISVGQNGLLTAALAGCGLVWLRRRPVAAGVCMGLLCMKPQLVLLFPLALLCSRSWRALAAFALTAGVTLALAVLAFGTDTLTAFLHSTGIATYSIESAHATLARVPTVFALATLMHAPAVLAYAAQGACALIAAAAVCYAWSGECSYALRAATLVCASLLVSPYLYDYDLAWLGVLIAWYCRHALVAGWERREREWLAVLWIAPLGGMLIVACGPFQFLPLVSLTTLGMLLRRIALERRAAPVFQRYAEE, encoded by the coding sequence ATGAACCTGCATGCGTTCCGCCATGCGTCGCCGAAATGCCGGCCGTTGCCGGTATTGCACGCAGCGGGTCCGGCGAGGCATCCGCATTGGCTCAACGCGGATCGTCTGCGGCTATACCCGATCGTCGTATTTGGGTGCTACACGTTGTTCATCGCAATCTATCTGATCCGGCTGGGCGGCATGAATCCATTCGTGGTGGATTTCCTGCCGTTCTGGAGCGCAGCAGTTCTTGCCCTGCATGGGCACGCAGTCGACGCCTATAACATCCAGGCGCTGTCGGCGATCGAGATCGGCACGATGCCGTACCTCGGCGCCGTCAACGGCATCCTGCCGTGGCTGTATCCGCCAAACACGCTGCTGCTGGTCGTGCCGCTCGCGTTGCTGCCCTATCAGGCCGCTGCGGTGCTGTGGCTCGGTGGCGCGTACGTGCTCTTCGTCAAGGTGATCCGCGCCATCGTGCCGGACCGTCTCGCCATCCTGCCTGTGCTGTTCTTTCCCGGCGCGCTTTTCGTTATCAGCGTCGGGCAGAACGGTTTGCTGACAGCCGCGCTCGCAGGGTGTGGACTGGTATGGCTGCGCCGCCGGCCGGTTGCCGCCGGGGTCTGCATGGGCCTGTTGTGCATGAAGCCGCAACTGGTCCTGCTGTTTCCGCTGGCGTTGTTGTGCTCCCGTTCCTGGCGCGCGCTGGCTGCTTTCGCGTTGACGGCCGGGGTCACGCTTGCGCTTGCCGTGCTCGCATTTGGCACGGATACGCTAACGGCATTCCTGCATAGCACCGGGATTGCCACTTACAGCATCGAGTCCGCACACGCCACGCTGGCACGCGTGCCAACTGTATTCGCGCTCGCCACGTTGATGCATGCGCCGGCTGTGCTCGCCTACGCAGCGCAGGGCGCGTGTGCGCTGATCGCCGCGGCCGCCGTCTGTTACGCGTGGAGTGGCGAGTGCTCGTATGCCCTGCGTGCGGCAACGTTGGTCTGCGCGAGCCTGCTCGTGAGTCCCTACCTCTACGACTATGACCTCGCCTGGCTCGGTGTACTGATCGCGTGGTATTGCCGGCATGCGCTGGTCGCGGGTTGGGAGCGCCGCGAAAGGGAATGGTTGGCCGTGCTCTGGATCGCGCCGCTTGGGGGCATGTTGATCGTTGCCTGCGGGCCGTTCCAGTTCTTGCCGTTGGTCTCGCTGACAACGCTCGGAATGCTGCTGCGGCGTATCGCGCTGGAACGGCGCGCGGCTCCGGTCTTTCAACGTTATGCCGAAGAGTGA
- a CDS encoding glycosyltransferase family 2 protein produces MFEQNNIPLISLVVPFYNEGEAVGQFFSEIVPVLEGIESTRFEIVCVNDGSSDGTLDKLIAASVRDTRIRVIDLTRNFGKEAALTAGIDEAWGDAVIPIDADLQDPPSLIPVMVEHWRQGAEVVAAQRTNRACDTFAKRTAAAIYYRVHNALSEVKLPENVGDFRLMDRQVVNALRNLPERRRFMKGLFAWVGYRTVIVEYQREPRSAGHSKFSGWRLWNFALEGITSFSTVPLRSWSYIGLAIATVAFVYGGFIIARTLWLGNPVPGYASLLSVMLFMGGIELIGIGVVGEYIGRIYYETKGRPVYLVRRRYQENSKISTLPVGRNSSRMSNTLRLEASRKRVRLASR; encoded by the coding sequence ATGTTTGAACAAAATAATATTCCATTGATTTCACTGGTAGTGCCGTTCTACAACGAAGGCGAGGCGGTAGGTCAGTTCTTCAGCGAGATCGTTCCGGTTCTCGAGGGGATTGAATCGACGCGTTTCGAAATAGTCTGCGTCAACGACGGCAGCAGCGATGGCACGCTCGATAAGCTGATCGCCGCCAGCGTGCGCGACACGCGCATACGTGTCATCGATCTGACGCGAAACTTCGGCAAGGAGGCGGCGCTGACGGCCGGCATCGACGAAGCGTGGGGCGACGCGGTGATCCCGATCGACGCGGATCTGCAGGATCCACCGAGCCTGATTCCGGTCATGGTCGAACATTGGCGGCAGGGCGCGGAAGTCGTCGCCGCCCAACGGACGAACCGGGCGTGCGACACCTTCGCGAAACGTACCGCCGCCGCGATCTACTATCGCGTTCACAATGCGCTGTCTGAAGTGAAGCTTCCGGAAAACGTCGGCGATTTTCGTTTGATGGACCGCCAGGTCGTCAATGCATTGCGAAACTTGCCGGAGCGGCGGCGCTTCATGAAAGGGCTGTTTGCGTGGGTTGGCTATCGGACCGTGATCGTGGAGTACCAGCGCGAACCGCGCAGCGCCGGTCATTCGAAGTTCTCCGGATGGCGCCTGTGGAATTTTGCACTCGAAGGCATCACGAGTTTCAGCACCGTGCCGCTGCGGAGTTGGAGCTATATCGGCCTTGCGATCGCTACGGTGGCTTTCGTGTATGGCGGCTTCATCATCGCCCGCACGCTCTGGCTCGGCAATCCCGTGCCGGGTTACGCGTCGCTGCTTTCCGTGATGCTGTTCATGGGCGGTATCGAGCTGATCGGGATCGGCGTGGTCGGCGAATATATCGGCCGAATCTACTACGAGACGAAGGGAAGGCCGGTCTATCTCGTGCGCCGCCGCTATCAGGAAAATAGCAAGATCAGCACGCTGCCCGTTGGGCGCAACAGCTCACGCATGTCGAACACACTGCGGCTCGAAGCCTCGCGCAAGCGCGTGCGGCTCGCCAGCCGCTGA